One region of Niallia sp. Man26 genomic DNA includes:
- the kdgT gene encoding 2-keto-3-deoxygluconate transporter gives MKIMKSIEKIPGGLMLVPLFLGAIIHTFAPKSGEYFGSFTNGLMTGTIPILAVWFFCMGAGINLKSTGVVLRKSGTLLVTKIGVAWIVALLAGAFLPEGGVQTGFFAGFSILTLVAAMDMTNGGLYASMMQQYGTKEEAGAFVLMSLESGPLVTMLILGSTGIAFEPQAFVGAVLPFLIGFILGNLDSDFRNFFSKATHTMIPFFGFALGNTIDLGVIVKTGFAGILLGILVIVVTGIPLMLADKYIGGGNGTAGIAASSTAGAAVANPMIIASMKPEFMPIAQSATALVAASVIVTSILVPILTASWYKYMQKKNKTSSGSGLDSRAI, from the coding sequence ATGAAAATCATGAAGTCGATTGAGAAGATTCCAGGGGGCCTAATGCTGGTTCCGTTGTTTTTAGGAGCTATTATTCATACGTTTGCACCAAAATCAGGAGAGTATTTCGGTTCATTTACGAATGGGCTGATGACAGGTACAATTCCCATTCTTGCTGTTTGGTTTTTCTGCATGGGGGCAGGGATTAATTTAAAGTCGACAGGAGTAGTTTTGCGGAAATCAGGAACGCTGCTGGTGACAAAGATTGGGGTTGCATGGATTGTTGCCCTTTTGGCCGGAGCATTTTTGCCGGAAGGCGGAGTGCAGACAGGCTTTTTTGCCGGGTTTTCGATTCTGACACTTGTTGCGGCGATGGATATGACAAATGGTGGTTTATACGCGTCGATGATGCAGCAATATGGAACAAAGGAGGAGGCTGGGGCATTTGTTTTGATGTCGCTGGAATCCGGTCCTCTTGTGACGATGCTTATTCTTGGTTCAACTGGAATAGCGTTTGAGCCTCAGGCATTCGTCGGAGCGGTGCTTCCATTTTTGATTGGATTTATTTTAGGTAATCTAGATTCTGATTTCAGAAATTTTTTCAGCAAAGCTACACATACGATGATTCCGTTCTTTGGATTTGCGTTAGGTAATACGATTGATCTTGGCGTTATTGTGAAAACTGGCTTTGCCGGTATTTTACTAGGCATTCTTGTCATTGTTGTTACAGGCATTCCGTTAATGCTGGCTGACAAATATATTGGCGGAGGAAACGGAACGGCCGGAATTGCTGCATCAAGTACTGCTGGAGCAGCGGTTGCTAACCCGATGATTATTGCTAGCATGAAGCCTGAATTTATGCCAATTGCCCAGTCTGCAACGGCACTGGTCGCTGCATCTGTAATTGTTACGTCTATCCTAGTGCCGATATTGACTGCTTCCTGGTATAAATATATGCAAAAGAAAAATAAAACAAGCAGCGGTAGCGGCTTGGACTCACGGGCAATTTAG
- a CDS encoding sugar kinase: MMSRIVTVGEPMALFAAEYEGLLEEAEKFSRFVAGAEVNFSIGMARLGHQVTYITKLGNDPFGKNIQTFLEKNNIDTSFVSYDDKHVTGMQWKQKVVKGDPEVFSLRKNSAASNMDIQSISSLQFEDFDHLHLTGIPPALSPSCRELVYELAQNAKRSGVPISFDPNIRPALWPDKQEMVKVINNVAVLADIVFPGMEEGRILTGRETPEGIAQFYHDAGVKTVVIKLGPQGAFTSSLDKSFYTKGFKVSKVIDTVGAGDGFAVGVTSALLENLPLEEAIIRGTAIGALAVMSPGDNDGLPDRENLNAFMELKLNR; encoded by the coding sequence ATGATGAGCAGGATTGTCACTGTAGGTGAACCGATGGCCCTTTTTGCTGCAGAGTATGAGGGGCTGTTGGAGGAAGCAGAGAAATTTAGTCGGTTTGTAGCAGGCGCAGAAGTAAACTTTTCAATTGGAATGGCTCGGCTAGGTCATCAAGTAACTTATATAACTAAGCTTGGAAATGATCCGTTTGGTAAAAATATTCAAACATTTTTAGAAAAGAACAATATTGATACTAGTTTTGTTTCCTATGATGATAAGCATGTTACAGGTATGCAATGGAAGCAAAAGGTTGTTAAGGGAGATCCAGAGGTGTTCTCTTTAAGAAAAAACTCAGCAGCCTCAAATATGGATATTCAATCAATCAGCTCCTTGCAGTTTGAGGATTTCGATCATCTGCATTTAACAGGCATTCCTCCCGCTTTATCTCCAAGCTGCCGGGAGTTGGTTTATGAATTGGCACAAAATGCTAAGCGATCAGGAGTACCGATATCGTTTGATCCTAATATTAGACCAGCTCTCTGGCCGGATAAACAAGAGATGGTTAAAGTGATTAATAACGTTGCAGTACTAGCAGATATTGTCTTCCCGGGAATGGAAGAGGGAAGGATTTTGACAGGCAGAGAAACGCCAGAGGGAATAGCCCAATTCTATCATGATGCTGGAGTAAAGACAGTAGTCATTAAACTCGGACCTCAAGGTGCTTTTACAAGCTCATTAGATAAGAGTTTCTATACAAAAGGCTTTAAGGTCAGCAAGGTGATTGATACGGTAGGGGCAGGCGATGGATTTGCGGTTGGGGTTACAAGTGCATTGCTGGAAAATCTGCCTTTGGAAGAAGCCATTATAAGAGGTACAGCCATCGGCGCACTTGCCGTGATGTCCCCTGGAGATAATGATGGACTGCCGGACAGGGAAAATCTGAATGCCTTTATGGAACTTAAATTAAACAGATAA
- a CDS encoding IclR family transcriptional regulator yields the protein MSNVQSLERALTILNKLAEYPDGLQIARLSEQVGLSKSTVHRLLATLTNMNYVEKNADTDKYKLGLQTLFLARNFLNSNTLVQTARPFLSKLSNEVNETIHLCIKDREEVLYVDKIESTQTIRMFSRIGSRAPMYCTAVGKVLLSGLDSDIQEELLSKIEFISKTPATITSKESLREEIEKVKLQGFALDNIENEKDLRCIAAPIYNHEGNIIASFSISGPSTRVTMDAVNDILVDKVKQYSTEISRHFGWISS from the coding sequence ATGTCAAACGTTCAATCACTTGAAAGAGCATTAACCATCTTAAACAAACTGGCTGAATATCCAGACGGACTTCAAATCGCCCGGCTGTCTGAACAGGTTGGACTCTCCAAAAGCACTGTGCACCGGCTCTTAGCAACATTGACAAACATGAACTATGTGGAAAAGAATGCAGATACGGACAAATATAAATTAGGTTTGCAGACACTGTTTCTCGCTAGGAACTTCTTAAACAGCAATACCCTCGTCCAAACAGCAAGGCCTTTTCTTTCTAAATTGTCAAATGAAGTAAACGAAACAATCCATCTATGTATTAAAGATCGCGAAGAAGTCCTTTATGTGGACAAGATTGAAAGCACTCAAACAATCCGTATGTTTTCCCGTATCGGCAGCAGGGCGCCAATGTACTGTACAGCGGTCGGCAAGGTACTGTTATCAGGGCTTGATTCTGATATCCAGGAAGAACTGCTGTCCAAAATCGAATTCATAAGCAAGACACCTGCCACTATTACTTCAAAGGAAAGTCTTCGAGAAGAAATTGAAAAGGTGAAATTGCAAGGTTTTGCACTGGATAATATCGAAAATGAAAAAGACTTACGCTGTATTGCCGCTCCTATTTACAATCATGAAGGCAACATTATCGCAAGCTTTAGCATCTCAGGCCCTAGTACAAGGGTTACAATGGATGCTGTTAATGACATCTTGGTTGATAAAGTAAAGCAATACAGTACAGAAATTTCCCGGCACTTCGGCTGGATCAGCTCATAA
- a CDS encoding phosphate ABC transporter substrate-binding protein, whose amino-acid sequence MKSLKKLSLLLLVAALMAFIAACGGNNDTSGSNNDDNGSEEEALSGTLTISGSSAMQPLVAAAAEEFMAENPEVDIQVNAGGSGTGLSQVSEGSVDIGNSDVFAEEKEGIPADELVDHKVAVVGMTAAVNPSAGVKDITKEDLIKVFTGEITNWKDLGGADQKITLVNRPDSSGTRATFNKYALDGATPAEGVTEDSSNTVKKIISETEGAVGYLALSYFTDDTVTPLAIDGVEATDENVKSGKFPVWAYQHAYTKGEPTGLAKAFLDYMAADEQKQLIEDQGYIPGGDMDVERDAEGNQK is encoded by the coding sequence ATGAAAAGTTTGAAAAAGCTAAGCCTGCTTCTGCTAGTTGCAGCACTAATGGCGTTCATTGCTGCATGCGGAGGAAATAACGACACAAGTGGATCTAACAATGATGATAATGGTTCAGAAGAAGAAGCACTGTCAGGCACTTTGACAATTTCAGGTTCATCTGCAATGCAACCATTGGTAGCAGCTGCTGCTGAAGAGTTTATGGCTGAGAATCCAGAAGTTGATATCCAAGTTAATGCTGGTGGTTCTGGTACAGGCTTATCACAAGTTTCTGAAGGTTCCGTTGATATTGGAAACTCTGACGTTTTCGCTGAAGAAAAAGAAGGAATTCCTGCTGATGAGCTAGTTGACCACAAAGTTGCTGTAGTTGGTATGACAGCTGCTGTTAACCCATCTGCTGGAGTTAAAGATATAACTAAAGAAGATTTAATTAAAGTATTTACAGGTGAAATCACTAACTGGAAAGACCTTGGCGGAGCTGATCAAAAAATCACTCTAGTAAACCGTCCTGATTCTTCTGGTACACGTGCTACTTTCAATAAATATGCATTAGACGGCGCTACACCTGCTGAAGGAGTTACAGAAGACTCTTCAAACACAGTTAAGAAAATCATCTCTGAAACAGAAGGAGCTGTAGGTTACCTTGCACTTTCTTACTTCACTGATGACACTGTAACACCACTTGCAATTGACGGTGTAGAAGCTACAGATGAAAACGTAAAATCTGGTAAATTCCCAGTTTGGGCTTACCAACATGCTTATACAAAAGGTGAACCTACTGGACTTGCTAAAGCGTTCCTTGACTACATGGCTGCTGATGAGCAAAAGCAATTGATTGAAGATCAAGGTTACATTCCTGGTGGCGACATGGACGTAGAGCGTGACGCTGAAGGAAATCAAAAATAA
- the pstC gene encoding phosphate ABC transporter permease subunit PstC: MEKSSLPVRERLIKSNKTRLNGEVRGRVLVTLCAIIMISATIAITIFLSTKGLQSFIKNGVSPIEFLTSTNWNPTDPESPMYGALPFIFGSFAVTMLAALVAAPLGIGGAIFMTEIAPSWGKKILQPVIELLVGIPSVVYGFIGLTVLVPFIREHVGGLGFSLLSGTIVLAIMILPTVTTIATDAMATLPKSLREGSYALGATRWQTIRKVLVPAALPSLLTAVVLGMARAFGEALAVQMVIGNTRIIPESILDPAGTLTTIITLNMGHTTYGSIENNTLWSMGLILLIMSFAFILLIRYLSSRRKI; the protein is encoded by the coding sequence ATGGAAAAGTCATCACTTCCTGTTAGGGAAAGATTAATTAAATCTAATAAAACAAGGCTTAATGGTGAGGTACGGGGTAGAGTTTTAGTAACATTATGTGCAATTATTATGATTTCTGCGACAATTGCAATCACAATTTTCCTAAGTACAAAAGGTTTACAGTCTTTCATTAAAAACGGTGTAAGTCCGATTGAGTTCTTAACCAGTACAAATTGGAATCCTACCGATCCAGAAAGCCCGATGTATGGGGCGCTGCCTTTTATCTTTGGTTCTTTCGCTGTAACAATGCTTGCGGCACTAGTTGCAGCACCACTTGGAATTGGAGGAGCTATTTTCATGACAGAAATCGCTCCGTCATGGGGGAAGAAGATACTTCAACCGGTAATTGAATTGCTAGTTGGTATTCCTTCCGTTGTTTATGGGTTCATAGGGCTTACAGTATTGGTGCCTTTTATCAGAGAGCATGTAGGCGGACTAGGTTTCAGCTTATTGTCTGGAACAATAGTTTTAGCAATCATGATCCTGCCGACAGTTACGACTATTGCAACAGATGCGATGGCAACATTGCCTAAATCATTGCGAGAAGGATCTTATGCACTTGGTGCAACAAGATGGCAAACAATCAGGAAAGTGCTTGTGCCAGCTGCACTGCCATCTCTTTTAACAGCAGTTGTTCTAGGTATGGCAAGAGCGTTTGGAGAAGCTTTAGCAGTTCAAATGGTTATTGGAAACACAAGAATTATTCCTGAAAGCATCTTAGATCCAGCCGGAACATTGACAACAATCATTACATTGAATATGGGTCATACAACATATGGAAGTATTGAAAACAATACTTTATGGTCAATGGGTCTGATTCTACTAATTATGTCATTCGCATTTATCTTGCTAATCCGTTATCTGTCATCTAGGAGGAAAATTTAA
- the pstA gene encoding phosphate ABC transporter permease PstA, whose product MNSRVADRIATSVFVAIAIVIVSVLVGLFSYILFNGVSHISLDFLTNPSSNVRAGGGIRDQLFNSFYILFITMLITVPLGVGGGIYMAEYAKPGRVTNTIRTCIEVLASLPSIVIGMFGLLMFVNLTGWGYSILGGALALTVFNLPVMVRVSEDALRSVPRDQKEASLALGITHWHTIKTILLPTAFPSILTGAILASGRVFGEAAALLFTSGLSTPRLDYANWNPFVENSPLNIFRPAETLAVHIWSVNTQGLIPDVEDIANGASAVLILSVLIFNLGARIIGSLIHRKLTASK is encoded by the coding sequence ATGAACAGCAGAGTTGCAGATCGTATCGCAACCAGTGTTTTTGTTGCGATAGCTATTGTTATTGTATCCGTACTTGTCGGATTGTTTTCATATATTTTGTTTAATGGCGTCAGCCACATCTCTCTTGATTTCCTGACTAATCCTTCCAGTAATGTTCGTGCAGGGGGCGGAATCAGAGATCAATTATTCAATTCATTTTATATTTTGTTTATCACAATGTTAATCACTGTTCCGCTTGGGGTTGGCGGCGGAATCTATATGGCAGAGTATGCAAAACCAGGTCGAGTAACAAATACAATTCGTACTTGTATCGAGGTGCTTGCATCACTTCCTTCTATTGTTATTGGTATGTTCGGTCTATTAATGTTTGTTAACTTAACTGGATGGGGCTATTCAATCCTTGGTGGTGCGTTGGCACTAACAGTGTTCAACCTGCCTGTTATGGTACGTGTAAGTGAAGATGCACTACGTTCTGTACCGCGTGATCAAAAAGAGGCTAGTCTTGCATTAGGAATTACACATTGGCATACAATTAAAACGATTCTGTTACCAACGGCATTTCCATCTATTCTAACAGGCGCTATTCTTGCTTCAGGAAGAGTGTTCGGAGAAGCAGCTGCTCTATTATTTACATCTGGATTATCAACACCAAGACTGGATTATGCAAACTGGAATCCATTCGTTGAAAACTCACCACTAAATATTTTCAGACCTGCAGAAACCTTAGCTGTTCATATCTGGTCTGTTAATACACAAGGGCTGATTCCAGACGTTGAGGATATCGCAAACGGTGCGTCCGCTGTATTGATTCTGTCTGTGCTGATTTTTAACCTAGGTGCTCGTATAATCGGAAGTTTAATCCATCGGAAACTTACAGCATCTAAATAA
- the pstB gene encoding phosphate ABC transporter ATP-binding protein PstB has product MNTSTLPRTAVLNREQISETSVTNKELILQVKDLDIYYGEKRAVNTISMDIEKNSITALIGPSGCGKSTFLRSINRMNDLIPGAKAKGEILYEGLNILGDNIDVVALRKEIGMVFQKPNPFPKSIYENIAHALKFSGVKKKSELDVIVEESLTKAALWDEVKDRLHKSALSLSGGQQQRLCIARTIAMKPSLMLLDEPSSALDPISNAKVEELIVELKKEYSILIVTHNMGQASRISDKTAFFLSGDLIEFDATEKIFTNPSVNKTEEYISGRFG; this is encoded by the coding sequence ATGAATACAAGTACATTGCCAAGAACTGCCGTCCTTAACAGAGAACAGATTTCTGAAACGTCAGTTACAAATAAAGAGTTAATCCTTCAAGTGAAGGATTTAGACATATATTATGGAGAAAAACGTGCAGTAAATACAATTTCAATGGATATTGAAAAAAATTCAATCACAGCACTAATTGGACCTTCTGGCTGTGGTAAGTCGACATTCCTTCGCAGTATTAACAGAATGAACGACCTTATCCCTGGTGCTAAAGCAAAGGGAGAAATCCTGTACGAAGGCTTAAATATCCTTGGCGATAATATTGATGTTGTTGCCTTAAGAAAAGAGATCGGAATGGTATTCCAAAAGCCGAATCCATTCCCGAAATCAATCTATGAAAATATCGCTCATGCCTTGAAATTCTCTGGTGTTAAGAAAAAAAGTGAACTGGATGTTATTGTTGAAGAAAGTTTGACGAAAGCAGCACTTTGGGATGAAGTAAAAGACAGACTTCATAAATCTGCTTTATCATTGTCAGGCGGACAGCAGCAACGGTTATGCATCGCCCGTACAATTGCTATGAAACCATCGCTTATGCTTCTTGATGAGCCTTCTTCTGCTCTTGACCCTATTTCAAATGCGAAGGTCGAGGAGCTGATTGTAGAATTGAAGAAGGAATACTCCATTCTTATCGTTACGCATAACATGGGGCAGGCTTCGAGGATTTCGGATAAGACAGCTTTCTTCTTGAGCGGAGATTTAATTGAATTTGACGCGACAGAAAAGATCTTTACTAACCCATCTGTTAACAAGACAGAAGAATATATTTCCGGCCGATTTGGATAA
- the pstB gene encoding phosphate ABC transporter ATP-binding protein PstB produces MSTVVAQAPVFEINDLNLWYGDHHALKNINFPINRNEVTAIIGPSGCGKSTFIKTLNLMINMVPSVKMSGEINYKNKNIINKKIDLVDLRKNVGMVFQKGNPFPQSIFENVAYGPKIHGEKRKKALEEIVEKSLRDVALWDEVKDRLHSPAMGLSGGQQQRLCIARALATKPDVLLMDEPTSALDPISTLKIEELMLELKEKYTIVVVTHNMQQAARVSDKTAFFLMGELVEIDETSKIFSRPADQRTEDYISGRFG; encoded by the coding sequence ATGTCAACTGTTGTTGCGCAAGCACCTGTATTTGAAATAAATGACTTAAACCTTTGGTATGGTGACCACCATGCATTAAAAAATATCAATTTTCCAATAAACCGTAATGAGGTTACAGCTATTATCGGTCCTTCCGGCTGCGGAAAATCAACATTCATCAAAACGTTAAACTTGATGATTAACATGGTACCGAGTGTTAAGATGTCTGGGGAAATCAACTATAAGAACAAAAATATCATCAATAAAAAAATCGACCTCGTCGATCTTCGTAAAAATGTCGGAATGGTGTTCCAAAAGGGAAATCCATTTCCGCAGTCCATATTTGAAAATGTGGCTTATGGTCCGAAGATTCACGGTGAAAAACGAAAAAAAGCATTAGAAGAGATTGTGGAAAAATCACTTCGTGACGTTGCACTTTGGGATGAGGTAAAAGACCGTCTGCATAGTCCTGCTATGGGGCTATCTGGTGGACAGCAGCAGCGCCTTTGTATCGCAAGAGCTCTTGCGACAAAGCCGGATGTGCTGTTGATGGATGAGCCGACATCTGCACTTGACCCGATTTCAACATTGAAGATAGAAGAGCTGATGCTTGAACTGAAAGAAAAATATACAATTGTTGTTGTTACACATAATATGCAGCAGGCAGCACGTGTATCTGACAAGACGGCGTTTTTCTTAATGGGAGAGCTTGTTGAGATTGATGAAACATCTAAAATTTTCTCAAGACCAGCTGACCAAAGAACTGAAGACTATATTTCCGGACGTTTCGGATAA
- the phoU gene encoding phosphate signaling complex protein PhoU, which produces MNTRTNFDSNLKELKQSLLDMAEESEYALKKAMASLINQDLQKAEEVIEGDNKIDEMENKINDQAILLIAKESPVATDLRKIIVALKISSEVERIADMAVNIAKSTIHIGKEQHIKDIVEIPQMMEKALNMLRESLTAFYTEDTVIAKASAEKDDEIDAMYGRLIQELMGYIRENPSETKQVTQLAFVCRYIERIGDHVTNIAENVIYLVTGKRYDLNN; this is translated from the coding sequence ATGAACACTAGGACGAATTTTGACAGCAATCTTAAAGAATTGAAGCAAAGCCTTTTAGATATGGCAGAGGAATCGGAATATGCCTTAAAGAAAGCAATGGCATCCTTGATTAACCAAGATTTGCAAAAGGCGGAAGAAGTGATAGAAGGAGATAACAAGATTGATGAGATGGAAAATAAAATCAATGATCAGGCAATCTTGTTAATCGCAAAAGAATCACCTGTAGCAACAGATTTAAGAAAGATTATTGTTGCCCTCAAAATTTCGTCTGAAGTCGAGCGGATTGCCGACATGGCTGTTAACATCGCCAAATCAACGATTCATATTGGCAAGGAGCAGCATATTAAAGACATAGTAGAAATCCCGCAAATGATGGAGAAGGCTTTAAATATGCTGAGAGAATCCTTGACAGCATTCTATACAGAGGATACGGTTATTGCCAAAGCAAGCGCAGAAAAGGATGACGAAATTGATGCTATGTACGGCAGACTCATCCAAGAATTAATGGGCTATATCCGTGAAAACCCGTCTGAAACAAAGCAGGTAACACAGCTTGCATTTGTTTGCAGATATATTGAAAGAATCGGTGACCATGTCACAAATATTGCCGAGAATGTCATCTATTTAGTGACAGGAAAAAGATACGATTTGAATAATTAA
- a CDS encoding methyl-accepting chemotaxis protein — MSGKWKWKLKTKKKSNTAKRAWFKKKSLEKVKNIFKWKDIQIRSKLYLLFGFNAILFFATTVIVIFLLNMVWAKTVDIKNQGEKAAAIEEIGSLIRAKDIRIADYITFLKEDDIKSYRELRNELNVSLESLNETLDNKEQQQLTKKIEVNNKRIDELFISVVAPAVVRLDEQIYTDARMEIAQLREENAATLQDLIQDVEADRNNTMQNMEQSMTLFVWLIIGAAALSAIFSGVFVFFVSRSLKNNLARIVGRAKRVAQGDLEEDVSTYDGKDEIGQLEKAISGMVDSLRKMVNGIGTAAVSVHKNSEELAHSSSNVKHSSQQISETMAALSVSAEKQGEGTGQLIAAYNSFNTQLGVAADNGAMVNEGSAKVLSVTRSGHESMKESIKQTNIVYEMIRNTYEEVLGMEEKTRNIHTLVESIKGIAAQTNLLALNAAIEAARAGEAGRGFAVVANEVRKLANQVEDSLVEINSTVIAVQNVSEAVSRSLKDGFQELEDGTAKIRKTGEGLETIKSEVEDMVCNIAVISNTLADLMAGSKEIKAGVEEAAEASQTFAAGAVSSSGSLQEQDSELEHIFARTNKMLSEANNLSALVKNFKM; from the coding sequence ATGTCTGGTAAATGGAAATGGAAGCTGAAAACTAAGAAAAAAAGTAATACTGCCAAGCGGGCATGGTTTAAGAAAAAAAGTCTTGAAAAGGTGAAAAACATCTTTAAATGGAAAGACATTCAAATCCGTTCCAAGCTTTATTTACTGTTCGGTTTTAATGCCATTCTTTTCTTTGCTACAACTGTTATTGTCATTTTCCTGCTCAACATGGTTTGGGCAAAAACAGTCGATATTAAGAATCAAGGCGAAAAGGCGGCAGCAATTGAGGAGATAGGCTCACTTATCAGAGCAAAGGATATTCGGATTGCAGACTATATCACCTTCTTAAAAGAAGATGATATTAAAAGCTATCGGGAACTTCGGAATGAACTAAATGTATCGCTAGAAAGCTTAAATGAGACATTGGACAATAAGGAACAGCAGCAGCTGACAAAGAAAATAGAGGTAAATAATAAACGAATTGATGAGCTGTTCATCAGTGTTGTCGCACCTGCTGTTGTCAGGCTCGATGAACAGATATATACAGATGCGAGGATGGAAATAGCTCAGCTTCGCGAGGAAAATGCAGCAACACTTCAGGATTTAATCCAGGATGTGGAAGCAGACAGGAATAATACGATGCAGAATATGGAGCAAAGTATGACGCTGTTTGTTTGGCTGATAATCGGCGCCGCAGCTTTGTCTGCGATTTTCAGCGGCGTGTTTGTCTTCTTTGTATCCCGGTCACTTAAAAACAACTTGGCAAGGATTGTAGGAAGGGCCAAACGGGTCGCACAAGGTGACTTGGAGGAGGATGTGTCCACTTATGATGGCAAGGATGAAATAGGCCAGCTGGAGAAGGCAATCAGCGGTATGGTTGACAGCTTAAGGAAAATGGTGAATGGCATTGGAACTGCAGCTGTCTCTGTCCATAAGAACAGTGAGGAGCTTGCTCACAGTTCATCCAATGTGAAACATTCCAGTCAGCAAATTTCTGAAACGATGGCAGCACTGTCAGTCAGTGCAGAAAAACAGGGAGAAGGGACAGGCCAGCTGATCGCTGCATATAATTCTTTTAATACCCAGCTAGGAGTGGCAGCAGATAATGGAGCAATGGTGAACGAAGGCTCAGCAAAAGTACTCTCTGTGACACGGAGCGGCCATGAATCGATGAAGGAATCTATTAAACAGACGAATATTGTTTATGAAATGATCAGAAACACATATGAAGAAGTGCTGGGAATGGAAGAAAAGACAAGAAATATTCATACACTTGTTGAGTCCATTAAAGGGATTGCGGCTCAAACCAATCTATTAGCATTAAATGCGGCAATTGAGGCAGCTAGAGCTGGTGAGGCAGGCAGGGGTTTTGCGGTAGTCGCAAATGAGGTCAGAAAACTCGCCAATCAAGTGGAAGATTCGTTAGTAGAAATAAACAGTACTGTAATAGCTGTGCAAAATGTTTCTGAAGCAGTTTCTCGCTCTCTTAAGGACGGTTTCCAAGAATTAGAGGATGGAACGGCGAAAATAAGGAAAACTGGCGAAGGGCTTGAAACGATCAAATCAGAGGTAGAAGACATGGTTTGTAACATTGCTGTAATATCCAACACACTCGCAGACTTAATGGCTGGCTCAAAGGAGATAAAAGCGGGCGTGGAAGAAGCTGCAGAAGCCTCCCAAACCTTTGCTGCAGGAGCAGTTTCTTCGTCTGGATCGCTTCAGGAGCAGGATTCTGAGCTTGAACATATCTTTGCGAGGACGAATAAGATGCTGTCAGAAGCTAATAATCTATCTGCCCTTGTTAAGAATTTTAAGATGTAA